The nucleotide sequence GTGCGAGCGGATGAGGCTCGCCTGCAGCTGCATGCGGCGCTCTGTGGCGATGAATGTCGTGGCGAGTGCGCCGAAGCCGGTCGAGATGCCGTAGTGCGGCTCGGGGTCGTCGGCGAGGCCTTCGACGAGAGCGCGGGTCGCGGCGACGCGTGCCAAGGCCTCGGGGGCGAGCTCGACGAGGACGCCGTGGCGAGCGACGGCGACGACTTCGTCGGGACGCAGCGGCGCCGCACCGACGGTGACGACGGCGACGTCGCTGGCTGAGGTGGGCGTGACGATGGTCATGCTCCGATTCCACACCGCGACCGTGGCGCACGACAGCGACTCATGCCATCCTCTGTCTGTGATTCCAGACAGTGGTACGAGACCCCAGGTGCCCGCCGCCGACCAGACGCTGCGGATCCTGTCGCACCTCGCGCACCAGCGCGGACCGGTTCCCGCGCGATCCATCGCGACCGCCCTCGGCATCCCGCGCTCCACGGTGTACCACCTGCTCGCCGCGCTGCAGGAGCACCAGTTCGTCGTGCACCTGCCCGAGGATCGCCGCTGGGGTATCGGTATCGCGGCATTCGAGCTCGCGGGCGGGTACTCGCGTCAGGAGCCGCTCGCCCGGCTGGGCAGGCCGGTGCTCGCCGACCTCGTCGACCGCACAGGCGAGAGCGCGCATCTGGCAGTGATGCACGGTCGCGATGTGCTCTACATCGTCGAGGAGCGGGCGCCGCGCCGACCTGCTCTCGTCACCGACGTGGGGGTGCGCCTGCCCGCCCACCTGACGGCCACCGGACGGGCCATGCTCGCGGCGCTTCCTCGCGAGCAGGTGAGGGCGCTGTTCCCGGATGCCGCGTCCTTCGCCGACCGCACCGGCCGGGGCCCGCAGCGACCCGGCGAGCTGCGCGAGCTGCTCCGGGGCGTGCGCGAGCGCGGGTGGGCCGTCGAAGACGGCGAGGTGACGCTCGGGCTCGGCTCTGTCGGGGTCGCGGTACTGGACCACGTCGGCTGGCCCATCGCTGCGATCGCGGTCACGTTCCCGGCCGAGGGCGCGCGCGCGGCTGCGGACGTCGCGGAACTCGTCACGCCGGTGGCGGCCGAGCTCGGCCGGCGCATCGGCGGCGCGAGACCCTCGCCGAGGAGACTCTGATGATGGCCTACCCCGCGAGGTGCGAGAGGATCCGCCCGACCACCTCCGCTCGGGCTTCGTCGGAGTCCAGTTGTTCGAGGCCGAAGCCGAAGAGGATCGTGTCGGGTGTCGCCGTGGCGCTGTAGAACGGGCCCTCCGCGTCGTAGCGGAGGAACTCGCTCGCGTTGCCCGGGGTGATCCGCGGCGACCGCCATGAGCTCCTCGAGGATGCCTCTTTCGCCGCTGTACATCCGGAACACGCCGTCGGTCGCGGCCAGCGTCCGACGCTGTGCCGCAGGTTGCTTCGGCGTCAGCTCCGCGCCCCCGGCGGCGAGCTGCGCCGCCTGGTCGGCGCTCAGGATGACCTGCACTTCGACCTCGCCCGGTTCGTCGCCCGCCGAGGTCACGATCTCCTGGCGGTCGACGCCGAGATCCACGATCGCCCCCAGTCCTGCGGCATCGACCGTGCCCGCGTAGACAGCGAGCAGGTCGTCGGCCGGTGGCGGCTCCGGACTCGCGACGGCGGGAGTCACCGCGAGACCGGTCACGATCAGGGCTGCGGTGGTGGCGATGGCGAGCTGACGGATCATGCGTATCCCCTTGTCACGCGTGCTCGATGTCCGTTCAGGCACGGCGATCCCCATCTACGCCGATACGGACCGTCACTGTCTACCGCGCCCGTCGGAGGTCGTCAAGGCCGTCCTCCGGACCGATCCGCAGAACGGTGACGGATGCCGCGGCGCCGACACGCCCGCATGTCCGCTGCGGGGTCAGTCGACCTTCATGACGGTGCCGCCGGTGAGGCGCACGAGTTCGTCGAAGGTCATCGGGAACACGGTGTGCGGCGTCCCGCCGGCGGCCCAGATCTCGGGGTAGCCGGCGAGGTCCTCGTCGACGATCGTGCGCAGCGGCGCCGGATGCCCCGTGGGAGCGACTCCGCCGATGGCCTGGCCGGTCGCCTCCCGCACCTGTTCCGGCGTCGCTCGCCGGATCTTGCCGTGACCCAGGCGTTTCGCGAGCGCCGCGGTGTCCACGCGGTGCGCGCCGCTCGTCATCACGAGCAGCGGCGCGCCGTCGCTGGAGAACACCAGGCTGTTGGCGATCGCGCCCACCTCGACCCCGAGCGCCTGGGCGGCCAGCACCGCGGTGGATGCGGCATCCGGCAGCACCACGATGTCTCCGGGGATCCCGGCGGCGCGGATGGCCTCGTGGACGAGGCGACTGCGGGCAGGAAGCGAGGCGGTGATGGTCACCGGCTCAGCCTGACGACGCAGGCCGCGCGCGAGGATCTCGCCGTGGGGCATGAGGAGCCAGCCGTCGTCGGCGGCCGCCCACTCGCGCCAGCCGTCCGAGATGCGTTGCAGCAGCGCATCGTCGGCGCCCGTCGCACGCGCCGAGTCGGCGAACGCCGACTGCAGCACGCGGTCGGCCCACATTCCACCCCACCACTCACGGTCCGCCTCGTCCTCGAAGAGCCACAGCGACGCGGTGGCGCGGATGTCGGCGAGCCCGGCCTTCTGCGCCCACGCCTTGAGGCGGCGCCCCGCCGCAGGCTCGCCGGCGACGCTGCGGTGGGTTGCGAGGTACAGCGCGAGCCACTCGTCCAGCGCCGGGATCAGCGGGTACCAGATGACGCCTTCGTAGTCGACGTCGCGCGCCGCGACGAGCCCGTCCGTTCCGGCGACGCGGCCCAGTTCCCGCAGCATGTCGACGGGACGACCCACGTGCTGCAGCACCTGGTGCGCGTGCACGACGTCGAAGGAGCCGTCGTCGTAGGGCAGGGCGTAGGCGTCCCCCACCTCGAACGAGAGATTCGGCGCTGCGTGGTCGGCGGCGGCCTGCGCGACGACGTCGGCGGAGGCATCCGTCCCGATGACGCGAGCGGGAGCGACGTGCGCCGCGAGGTCAGCCGTGATGGTGCCGGGTCCGCTGCCCACGTCGAGGATCGAGACGCCCGGCCGCAGGTGCGGCAGGAGGTAAGCGGCGGAGTTCTCGGCGGTGCGCCAGCGGTGCGACCGCAGGACGCTCTCGTGATGACCGTGCGTATAGGCGTCTGGCATTCGTCGATGCTATCGACGGCGCACACACCGCTGAGGTATGCGCAGGACTCCTCTGGAGAGCATGCAATCTGCCCACTCGCCATCGAGACGGTTGAACAATTCGCAGAATCGGTGTGCAATGAGAACGGATGCCGCAACGCCGCGGCGTCCGCAGCGCACTGCCCACGAGGCCCGCCGAAGGAAGAACCGCGATGACGCACACCCTGCCCCTGCCCGATTTCGCACACGAGCGGGTGGAGGTGATCACCGGCCGCCGGAGCGGTCTGTTCATCGCCGTCGCGCTGCACTCCTCCGTGCTCGGCTCCGCCCTCGGCGGCGCGCGCCTGTGGACGTACCCGCACTGGAGCGACGCCCTCGGCGACGCGCTGCGGCTGTCGGCCGCCATGACGCTCAAGAACGCCGCAGCAGGCCTCGACGCGGGTGGCGGCAAATCCGTCATCGCGCTGCCTCCCGGCACCACGCTCGACACCGACCGCCGCCGCGCCGCGTTCCTCGACCTCGGTGATGCGGTCGAGTCCCTGCACGGCCTGTACCGCACCGCCGAGGACGTCGGATCGACGACCGAGGACATGCTCGTCGTCAGCGAGCGCACCGAGTACGTCGTGGGCCTGCCCGACGCCGTCGGCGGCTCGGGCGAGCCCGCCGGCCCCACGAGCCTCGGCGTCTACGAGTCGCTCTGCGCGACGCTCGAGCGCGTCGCGGGAACCGCCGACGTCGGGGGCAGGCGCATCACGATCTCGGGCCTCGGCCAGGTCGGCAGCCGCCTCGCGGTGCGCCTCTCGGCCGAAGGGGCGCGCCTGACGGTGACCGACGTCAACCCCGCCAAGCGCGACCTCGCCGCTGAGCTCGGTGCCGAGTGGATCGCCCCTGGCGAGGAGCACCTCGTCCCCGCGGACGTCTTCGTCCCCGCCGGCATCGGCGGGCTGCTCACCGACGAGGTGATCGACGCTCTCGACGCGAAGGCCGTGTGCGGCCCGGCCAATAATCCCCTCGCCGACCACAGCGGTGCGGCACGCCTCGCCGGTCGCGGCATCCTGTACGCCCCCGACTTCGTCGTCAACGCGGGCGGGGTGATCTACCTCGACCTCGAGGCGAAGCACCTCGGAACGCGTACCGAGATCATGGACCGCGTCGGCCAGATCGGCGACACCGTGCGCCGCATCTTCGACGAGGCGGAGGCCCGCGGCGTCACGCCGCTCGAGGCCGCTGAGGGACTCGCCGCCGAGCGCCTCGCGGCCGGTGGCCGGCAGCCCGCACTCGCGCGCTGAGACCGCGACGGTGTGACCCCGCGGACGAGAGACGGATGCCGCGGCGAACGCGTTTCGCCGAGGCATCCCTCGTCCCCGCCACTAGGTTGGCGCCATGGAAGGACTCTGGCTCGCGGCGCTCAGCGGCCTCATCGGCGGCGGCACGCTGCTCGTCGGGGCCGCGGTCGCGTGGTTCGTCGAGATTCCGCAGCGCATCGTCGCCGGGATCATGGCGGTCGGTGCCGGTGTCCTCATCTCGACCCTGGCTTTCGAGCTGGTCGAGGAGGCAGCCGAGGACGGCGGGCTCATCCCCACAACCGTGGGCTTTCTCGGCGGCGCGATCATCTACATCGTCGCCGACCAGCTGATCTCGCGACGCAGCAGGCGGCCCGCCTCCGGCTCGTCCCGGATCGACGCGTCCTCGGTCACCGAGTACTCGGACGGCAACGAGGTGTCCGCCAGCATCGTGGCCCGCCGCGCCGGAGCGCAGGCGGTGAGCGGAGCGGGGCTCGTGATCGCCGTCGGCGCGTTGATCGACGGCATCCCGGAGTCCATCGTCATGGGCCTGTCGGTGCTGGAGGGCGGGATCAGCATCCCCATCGTGACGGCGATCGCCATCAGCAACTTCCCCGAGGGACTCGGCTCGACCTCCGCCCTCAAACGAGGCGGCTCGAGCGGGCGGTACGTGGCCCTGCTGTGGAGCGGGATCGCGCTGATCACGGTGGTGGCCTCGGTGCTGGGCTACGTCGCCTTCCAGTCGGCGTCGCCGAGCCTCATCGCCCTCATCACCACGATCGCCGCCGGCGGTCTGCTCGCGATGGTGTGCAACACGATGATCCCCGAGGCCTTCGACGAGCAGCATGCGCTCACCGGCCTGTGGGCGACGATCGGCTTCCTCGCGGCGTTCCTCCTGCACGAGCTCGCCTGAGCTCTCCCCCGCTCGTTGAGCGGAGGGTGCGAGTCGAAACGCCTCGGACCGGCGAGCAGCGTCTGGTGGACCCGGCGTCCTACGCGGTGGCCCAGAGGTCGTCGTCCGCGACGCCGGGAGCCTCGACCGACAGGCCGTGGAGAAGTTCGAGCGCGGCGCGCGCCTCGTCGATGCGGCCCTCGACGGCCAGCTCGCGGATGCGCACCGACGGCCGGTGCAGCAGCACACCGGCGAGGTGGCGCAGGGCGGCCTCGACGTCGTCTCCGGCGCCGCGCGAGCGTGCCCGGGCGATCTCTTCGTCGACGATCCTCAGCACGTCTCCGCGGAGAGCCGTGATCGCGGGACCGGCCTCGCGGTCAGCGTGGAACTCGGTGGCCGCATCGCCCACGATCGCGCGCGCGTCGGCGTGGGCGCTGAACTCGGCGAGCGGGGCGTGCAGCCGGATGGTCTCGAGGTCGAGCAGCTGGACCGCCTCGACCGCGCCGACGGCGGGGTCGACGTTGCGCGGGAGCCCGAGGTCGATCACGAGCACGCGGTGCCCGGGCGTGAACGCGTCGGCGTGGACGACGGCGGCAGCGGTGCACGTGATGACGACGTCGGCCGTGGCGACCTCGGCCGGGAAGTCCGAGACCGGGATCAGCCCGTGCTGGGCGGCGAACGCCTCGGCCCGGCCGGATGGGGAGAAGACGTGGATGTCGCCGGCACCGCGGGCGCGCAGCGCCTCGACGGTGCGGACGGCGTACTTTCCCGTGCCCACGAGGACGATCTTCGCGGCGGCCCACTCGGCGACGCGGCTCGACGCCAGCTCGAGAGCGAGGCGCACGAGCGAGCGGTGAGCTCCGCGCAGCTGGGTGCGGTTGCGCACGCCGCGGCTGGTGTGGGTCGCCTTCTGGAAGAGGCGCTCAAGCTCGCTCGAGGTCATGCCGTCGGCGCGGGCGGCGTCGAGAGCGCGACGCACCTGTCCCGAGATCTCGTCTTCGCCGACCGACATCGACTCGAGGCCGCTGGTGACGGCGAACAGGTGGGCCGCGGCATCCGCCCCTTGATGGACAGCGACCGACGCGCGCAGCAGATCGGCGGCGACGCCGGATGCCTCGGCCATCGCCTCGATCACGGACTCGGCCGCGACCGCCTCGCCGCCGGTGAGCGGCTCGTCGATGTCGAGATAGGCCTCGAACCGGTTGCAGGTGGCGAGCACGACGGCGCCGGAGACGAAGATCTCGTCGTCCACGAGGGCGCGCGTCGCCGTGGGCGCCCCCACAGAGAGGCGCTCCAGGATGTCGAGGCTCGCGTTCCGGTGGTTCGCGGTCAGACAGAGGAGCACGGACCTAATCTTAACGTGTGTCGTTGCATGACTCTCACCCTTCCGTCCTTCAGAGAAACGATCCCCCCGCGCTGATACGCGCGTATCGCGGCGAACGGCCTGCTCGCACGCCGGTCTGGTTCATGCGTCAGGCGGGTCGATCATTGCCGGAATACCGCGAGCTGCGGGTCGGCACCGACATGCTCGACGCCTGCCTGAACCCCGAGCTCGCCAGCGAGATCACCCTGCAGCCGGTGCGCCGGCACAGCGTCGACGCCGCCATCTTCTTCAGCGACATCGTGATCCCGGTGCGCCTGTCGGGCGTCGACGTGCGCATCGTCGCGGGACGCGGTCCGGTGCTCGAGAACCCGGTGCGGACGACGGCGGATGTCGCGTCCCTGCCGCCGCTCGACCCCGAAGCGCTCGCCCCCATCCGCGACGCCGTCGCGCTCACGGTCGCCGAACTCGGTGCGACGCCGCTCATCGGCTTCGCCGGCGCCCCGTACACGCTGGCGTCGTACCTCGTCGAGGGGGGCCCGTCGAAGGAGCAGCTCAAGACGCGGGCGCTGATGCACTCCGATCCCGAGACCTGGGTCGCTCTGCTGACGTGGTGCGCCGAGATCACGGGCGCGTTCCTCGCCGCCCAGATCGAGGCGGGGGCTTCGGCGGGGCAGCTGTTCGACTCGTGGGCGGGCTCGCTCAGCCTTGCCGACTACACGACCCACGTCGCGCCGTTCTCGGCCCTCGCCCTCGACGCCGTGCGCCAGCTCGACGTGCCTCTCGTGCACTTCGGCGTCGGCACGGGCGAGCTGCTCGCCGCAATGCGCGATGTGGGCGTCGACACGGTGGGCGTCGACTGGCGCCTCCCCCTCGACGAGGCCGTGCGCCGGCTCGGCCCCGACGTCTCGGTGCAGGGCAACATCGACCCGGCGCTGCTGCGCGCGCCCTGGCCGGTGCTCGAGGCGCACATCATCGACGTACTCGAGCGCGGCCGCGCCGCACGCGCGCACATCGTGAACCTCGGGCACGGCGTCCCGCCCGACACCGACCCGGCCGTGCTCACGCGCATCGTGGAGTTCGTCCACGCGCATGGCTGACTTCTCCGTCGTGGGCGGCGGGGTGGCCGGGCTCGTCGTCGCCCGGCGGCTGGCAGCGTCCGGCGCCTCCGTCGCGGTGTTCGAGGCGTCCGATCACCTCGGCGGCACGGTCGCGCGGCACGAGGTCGGCGGACTCGCTCTCGACGCCGGCGCCGAGAGCTTCGCCGTGCGCGGCGGCGCGGTCGAGGCGCTCCTCGCCGAACTCGGCCTCGCCGGCGACGTCGTCGCCCCCGCCCCCGTACCGGCGTGGCTGCAGCCTTCGACCGGCGACGCCGTGCCGCTGCCGGCGACCGCGCTGCTCGGCATCCCGGCGGACCCCCTCACCGCCGACGTCGTGCGCGTCGTCGGACTCTCCGCGGCCGAGCGCGCCGCGGAGCTCGACGCGCTGCCGGTCGTCGAGGTGCCGGCGACGCTCGGCGCCCTCGTGCGGGAGCGCCACGGCGCGCTGATGCTCGACCGCCTCGTCGCCCCTGTCGTGTACGGCGTGCACTCGCAGCACCCCGACGAACTCCCGGTCGCGCGTGCCCACCCCGGGCTCGCCGACGCCGTCGTGAGCGCGGGCTCGCTCAGCGGAGCGGTCGCGCGCCTGCGCGCGGCCGCTCCCCCGGGCGCCGCGGTCGCGGGGATCCGCGGCGGGATCAACCGCCTCGTGCCGGCCGTCGCCGACGACCTCGAGCGCCTTGGCGGCGACATCCGCCTCGGCGCGCCGGTCGACGACCTCGGCGCGCTCGAGGGCACCGTGATCGTCGCAGCCCCGGGTGTGGTGTCGCCCGCCGCTCCTGGCCGTCGCGTCGACCTCGTGACCCTGGTCGTGGAGCAGGAGGAGTTGGATGCTGCGCCACGCGGCACCGGACTGCTCGTGGCCGCCGGGGCACCGGTGAACGCCCGCGCACTCACGCACGCGACCGCGAAGTGGGAGTGGCTCCGAGACGCCGCCGGCGGTCGCCACGTGGTCCGGCTCTCCTACGACGAGACCCCGGCCGACCCGGTCGCCGCCGCCGTCGCCGACGCCGAGGCGCTGCTCGCCGTGCGACTGCCGGTCGTTGTCGACGCGGCCCATGTGTTCTGGGTGCGGCCGGCCGCAGCATCCGTCCCCTCCGAGGTGGTCGTGGTGGGCGAGACGGTTGCGGGGTCCGGCCTGGCCGGCATCGTCGCCCACGCCGAGCGCACCGCCGCCGAGCTCCTCGCCCGTTGAACCGCGGGCTGGGACCGCGCTCAGGCGTTTCGTGTCGCTCGTTCAACGAGCGAAACCCCGACCGCCTGCCCGGAAACCTCGCACGGAGGGGATGGAGGGGCCCCTCCGGGCAGGAGGCGTCCCGCAGGGTGGAAAGATGGGAGTATGACCGACGTCGCGGCGAACTCCCCCACTGAAACCCTCGGCTACACCCTGTGGGCCGTCTTCCGCCGCGACTCCTCCGCGCCTGCCCCCGCCGGCGATCTGAGCGCCGCGGTCGCCGAGGTCGAGGCATCCGGGGTGGTCGTCCGCGGGTTCTACGACGTGTCGGGCCTGCGCGCCGACGCCGACCTCATGATCTGGCTCACCGGGGTCGGCATCGCCCCCGAGGTGCTGCAGTCGGCGCTGCGGATCCTCCGCCGCGCCGAGCCGCTGGCCTCGCTCGAGCCGGTCTGGAACGCGATGGGCGTGCACCGCGACGCCGAGTTCACCGCCAGCCACCTCCCCGCGTTCATGCGCGACAAGGATCCGGAGGCGTGGCTCACCGTCTACCCGTTCGTGCGCTCGTACGACTGGTACATCCTCCCCGACGACGAGCGCCGCCAGATGCTCGCCGACCACGGCCGCAAGGGGGCCGCCCACCGCTCGGTGCTGAGCAACACGGTCGCATCGTTCGCGCTCGGAGACTACGAGTGGATCCTGGCCCTCGAGGCTCCCGAGCTCGTCGAGCTCGTCGACCTGATGCGCGACCTCCGCCAGACCGAGGCCCGCCGCCACGTGCGCGAGGAGGTGCCGTTCTACACCGGCCGCCGCATCGGCCTCGACGAGATCGCCGAGGTGCTGGCGTGACCACCCTCCGCATCGGGACGCGCGGGAGCACCCTCGCGCTGACGCAGACCGGCATGGTCGCCGACGATCTCGCCGATGCGTACGGCGTCACGACCGAGCTCGTCACGATCACGACCGACGGCGACCGCTCGAACGAGCCGCTCTCACGCGCTGGCGGCACCGGACTCTTCACCGGAGCGCTTCGCGACGCCCTCCTCGCCGGTGAATGCGATGTCATCGTCCACTCGCTCAAGGATCTCCCCACGGCCCCGCACGACCAGCTCGTCGTCGCCGCGATCCCGGCCCGCGAAGATCCGCGCGACGCCCTCGTCGCGCGCGACGGACTGAAGCTCGACGAGCTCCCCCCCGGTGCTCGCGTCGGCACCGGCTCGCCCCGCCGGATGGCGCAGCTGGGCGCCCGCCGCCCCGATCTCGAGGTCGTCGACATCCGCGGCAACGTCGACACGCGCCTCGGCAAGGTGACGAGCGGGGAGTTGGATGCCGTCATCCTCGCCGCCGCCGGACTCACCCGCATCGGTCGCACCGACGTCGTGACCGAGTTCCTCGACCCCGACCGGTGGCCGACCGCCCCCGGGCAGGGCGCGCTCGCGGTCGAGGTGCGCCGCGGCGAGGAAGGGCTGGTCGATCGGCTCGACCACGCCGAGACCCGCGCCGCCGTCGAAGCGGAGCGCGAGGTGCTCGCCCTCCTCGAGGCCGGCTGCTCCGCCCCCGTCGGCGCGCGCGCCGTCGTCGACGCCGGGCTCCTCCTGGTCTCGGCGAGCGTCTACAGCCTCGACGGCACGACGATCCTCACGTCGTCGCATGCCACCGTGTGGCCCGAAGACGAGGGCGATCCGTCGCGTGAGGTCGCAGCATCCGTCGCCCGTGAACTGCTCGATGCCGGCGCCGCCGGCCTGACGGGAGAACGCCCGTGACGTACGGATACACCCCGGCCGACCGCCCCCGCCGCCTGCGCCAGACCTCCGCGATGCGGCGCCTCGTCGCCGAGACCCGCCTGCACCCCGCCGAGCTGATCCTGCCGGTGTTCGTGCGCGAGGGCTCGAGCGAGCCGGTGCCGATCTCGTCCATGCCGGGTGTCGTGCAGCATTCGACCGAGAGCCTGAAGAAGGCCGTGACGGATGCTGCGGCCGCCGGCATCGGCGGCATCATGCTGTTCGGCGTGCCCGAGTACAAGGACGCCGTGGGCTCCGGCGCGACCGATCCCGACGGCATCCTCAACGTCGCGACCCGGATCGCGGTCGCGGAGGCGGCCGACGCGCTCGTGGTTCAGACCGACCTGTGCCTCGACGAATTCACCGACCACGGCCACTGCGGCGTGCTCGACGCCCACGGACACGTCGACAACGACGCGACCCTCGAGCGGTACCGCGACATGGGCCTGGCGCAGGCCGAGGCGGGCTCGCAGCTGCTCGGCCTGTCGGGCATGATGGACGGCCAGGTCGCCGCCGTGCGCGACGCGCTCGACGACTCGGGGTTCGGCAACACGCCGATCCTCGCCTACGCGGCCAAGTACGCCTCGGCGTTCTACGGCCCGTTCCGCGAGGCCGTGCAGTCGTCGCTCGAAGGCGACCGCCGCACGTACCAGCAGGACCCCGCCAATCGCCGCGAGGGCGCGCGCGAGCTCGATCTCGACATCGCCGAGGGCGCCGACATCGTGATGGTCAAGCCCGCGATGAGCTACCTCGACGTGCTGGCGGATGCCGCGGCGACGAGCCCCGTCCCGGTCTGGGCGTATCAGGTGTCGGGCGAGTATTCGATGATCGAGGCCGCGGCCGCGCACGGCTGGATCGACCGGCGCCGCGCGATCGAGGAGTCGGTGATCGGCATCCGCCGCGCCGGCGCCGACGCCGTGCTGACCTACTGGGCGCTGGAGCTTGCGGAGTGGATCCGATGACGACCAATGCACAGGAGTTCGCCCGCGCGCGCGGCGCTATGCCGGGCGGGGTGAACTCGCCGGTGCGCGCCTTCGGCTCGGTGCACGAGACGCCGCGGTTCTTCGTGTCGGCGTCCGGCCCCTACGTCACCGACGTCGAGGGCCGCGAGTACGTCGACCTGGTCGGCTCGTGGGGTCCCGCGATCCTCGGTCACGCCCACCCCGCCGTCGTGAAGGCGGTTCAGGATGCCGCGGCCCACGGCCTCGGCTTCGGCGCGTCGACGCCGGGCGAGACGGAGCTGGCCGAGCTGATCGCCGCGCGTGTCTCGCGCGATGGGGCGCGCCCGGTCCAGCGCGTGCGCCTGGTGTCCACCGGCACCGAGGCCACGATGACCGCGATCCGCCTCGCGCGCGGCGCGACCGGACGCGACCTCATCGTGAAGTTCGCCGGCCACTACCACGGGCACTCCGACGGCCTGCTGGCCGAGGCGGGCTCGGGCGTGGCCACGCTCGCGATGCCGGGTTCGGCGGGGGTTCCCGCGGCGATCGCCGCGCAGACGCTCGTGATCGCCTACAACGACCTCGACGCGCTCCGCGAGGTGTTCGCGGCACACGGCGACGACATCGCCGCGGTCATCGTCGAGGCGGCGCCCGCCAACATGGGCATCGTTCCGCCCGCGGAGGGCTTCAACGCCGCACTCGCCGAGATCGCTCATGAGCACGGCGCTCTGCTGATCCTCGACGAGGTGCTGACCGGCTTCCGCGTCGGTCCCGCCGGCTGGTACGGCGTCGACCCGGTGCCCTTCTCACCCGACCTGATCACGTTCGGCAAGGTCGTGGGCGGCGGGCTCCCCCTCGCCGCGATCGGCGGCTCAGCGGCCCTCATGGAGCTGCTCGCACCGCTCGGCCCGGTCTACCAGGCCGGCACGCTGAGCGGGAACCCGCTCGCTGTCGCGGCCGGGCGCGCGACTCTCGACCACCTCGACGACGCCGCCTATGCGCGCATCGACGCCGCCGCGGCGACGATCGCGGACGCCGCGGCATCCTCTCTCTCCGAGGCCGGCGTCACACATGTCGTGCAGCGCTCGGGGAACCTGTTCTCGATCCAGTTCGCCGACGAGGCCCCCGTCGACTACGACACGGTGAAGGCGCAGGAGGCGTTCCGCTACCCGCCGTTCTTCCGCGCGATGCTCGCCCAGGGGGTTTCGCTGCCGCCGTCGGTGTTCGAGGCCTGGTTCGTCTCTGCCGCGCACGACGACACCGCTGTGGCGCGCATCGTCGAGGCGCTCCCCGCGGCCGCGCGTGCAGCAGCGGAGGCCGTGCCGGACTGACGGCGGTCCGCCCGTCGCCCGGACGTGCGGATGCCGGGCCACCTGCCGAGTTCATTCAGGCACCGGGTGCGGCAGCCACGACGTGAAATTCGAAGCGGAGTCGTGGATCAGTGGCCATGCGAGTCACTTCCACCGTGGTGCTGGTGGAGATGTGGCCCTCGAACCACTCGCTCTGGTAGCTGTTGACGACATTCTGATCGGCCTCGACGTCGGTGAAGAAGCGAATCATGTTCACCACGTCCGAGCGTGTGCACCCCGATGCGGCAAGTGCGAGGTCAAGATGCGCGAACGCGTTTCGCACCTGTCCCGCTGCATCCATCGGCATCGCGTCGAACACTGCGGGAACGTGGGGATGGTCGTGA is from Microbacterium sp. LWH3-1.2 and encodes:
- a CDS encoding IclR family transcriptional regulator codes for the protein MPAADQTLRILSHLAHQRGPVPARSIATALGIPRSTVYHLLAALQEHQFVVHLPEDRRWGIGIAAFELAGGYSRQEPLARLGRPVLADLVDRTGESAHLAVMHGRDVLYIVEERAPRRPALVTDVGVRLPAHLTATGRAMLAALPREQVRALFPDAASFADRTGRGPQRPGELRELLRGVRERGWAVEDGEVTLGLGSVGVAVLDHVGWPIAAIAVTFPAEGARAAADVAELVTPVAAELGRRIGGARPSPRRL
- a CDS encoding YbaK/EbsC family protein, coding for MTASLPARSRLVHEAIRAAGIPGDIVVLPDAASTAVLAAQALGVEVGAIANSLVFSSDGAPLLVMTSGAHRVDTAALAKRLGHGKIRRATPEQVREATGQAIGGVAPTGHPAPLRTIVDEDLAGYPEIWAAGGTPHTVFPMTFDELVRLTGGTVMKVD
- a CDS encoding Glu/Leu/Phe/Val dehydrogenase family protein; translation: MTHTLPLPDFAHERVEVITGRRSGLFIAVALHSSVLGSALGGARLWTYPHWSDALGDALRLSAAMTLKNAAAGLDAGGGKSVIALPPGTTLDTDRRRAAFLDLGDAVESLHGLYRTAEDVGSTTEDMLVVSERTEYVVGLPDAVGGSGEPAGPTSLGVYESLCATLERVAGTADVGGRRITISGLGQVGSRLAVRLSAEGARLTVTDVNPAKRDLAAELGAEWIAPGEEHLVPADVFVPAGIGGLLTDEVIDALDAKAVCGPANNPLADHSGAARLAGRGILYAPDFVVNAGGVIYLDLEAKHLGTRTEIMDRVGQIGDTVRRIFDEAEARGVTPLEAAEGLAAERLAAGGRQPALAR
- a CDS encoding ZIP family metal transporter; the protein is MEGLWLAALSGLIGGGTLLVGAAVAWFVEIPQRIVAGIMAVGAGVLISTLAFELVEEAAEDGGLIPTTVGFLGGAIIYIVADQLISRRSRRPASGSSRIDASSVTEYSDGNEVSASIVARRAGAQAVSGAGLVIAVGALIDGIPESIVMGLSVLEGGISIPIVTAIAISNFPEGLGSTSALKRGGSSGRYVALLWSGIALITVVASVLGYVAFQSASPSLIALITTIAAGGLLAMVCNTMIPEAFDEQHALTGLWATIGFLAAFLLHELA
- a CDS encoding glutamyl-tRNA reductase; protein product: MLLCLTANHRNASLDILERLSVGAPTATRALVDDEIFVSGAVVLATCNRFEAYLDIDEPLTGGEAVAAESVIEAMAEASGVAADLLRASVAVHQGADAAAHLFAVTSGLESMSVGEDEISGQVRRALDAARADGMTSSELERLFQKATHTSRGVRNRTQLRGAHRSLVRLALELASSRVAEWAAAKIVLVGTGKYAVRTVEALRARGAGDIHVFSPSGRAEAFAAQHGLIPVSDFPAEVATADVVITCTAAAVVHADAFTPGHRVLVIDLGLPRNVDPAVGAVEAVQLLDLETIRLHAPLAEFSAHADARAIVGDAATEFHADREAGPAITALRGDVLRIVDEEIARARSRGAGDDVEAALRHLAGVLLHRPSVRIRELAVEGRIDEARAALELLHGLSVEAPGVADDDLWATA
- the hemE gene encoding uroporphyrinogen decarboxylase, translating into MSLHDSHPSVLQRNDPPALIRAYRGERPARTPVWFMRQAGRSLPEYRELRVGTDMLDACLNPELASEITLQPVRRHSVDAAIFFSDIVIPVRLSGVDVRIVAGRGPVLENPVRTTADVASLPPLDPEALAPIRDAVALTVAELGATPLIGFAGAPYTLASYLVEGGPSKEQLKTRALMHSDPETWVALLTWCAEITGAFLAAQIEAGASAGQLFDSWAGSLSLADYTTHVAPFSALALDAVRQLDVPLVHFGVGTGELLAAMRDVGVDTVGVDWRLPLDEAVRRLGPDVSVQGNIDPALLRAPWPVLEAHIIDVLERGRAARAHIVNLGHGVPPDTDPAVLTRIVEFVHAHG
- a CDS encoding protoporphyrinogen/coproporphyrinogen oxidase; this translates as MADFSVVGGGVAGLVVARRLAASGASVAVFEASDHLGGTVARHEVGGLALDAGAESFAVRGGAVEALLAELGLAGDVVAPAPVPAWLQPSTGDAVPLPATALLGIPADPLTADVVRVVGLSAAERAAELDALPVVEVPATLGALVRERHGALMLDRLVAPVVYGVHSQHPDELPVARAHPGLADAVVSAGSLSGAVARLRAAAPPGAAVAGIRGGINRLVPAVADDLERLGGDIRLGAPVDDLGALEGTVIVAAPGVVSPAAPGRRVDLVTLVVEQEELDAAPRGTGLLVAAGAPVNARALTHATAKWEWLRDAAGGRHVVRLSYDETPADPVAAAVADAEALLAVRLPVVVDAAHVFWVRPAAASVPSEVVVVGETVAGSGLAGIVAHAERTAAELLAR